TCGAGCACAATGAGGAACAGCGTACGCCCAAGGTGCTGGAGTACCTTGAAGACGGCGGGGAGGCCGCCCTGTTTTCGGATGCAGGCACGCCCCTGCTGTCCGATCCCGGATTCAAGCTGGTGCGCGAATGCCGGGAGCGCGGCATTTCGGTCAGGCCGGTCCCGGGGCCCAGCGCGCCTGTCACCGCCCTGTGCGCCTGTGGTCTGCCGCCGCTTCCCTACTCGTTTCTGGGCTTTCCGCCGCGAAAGAGGAGTCAGGCCGCGAAATTCTTCGAGGTGCATCGCGACACCGGTGCCACGCTGGTCTTTTTCGAACGCAAGACCCGGCTGGCCGAGACCCTGTCCATTGCCGCCGAGGTGCTGGGACCGCGTGAGTTCTGCATCGCGCGCGAGCTGACCAAGGATTACGAGGAGTTCATTCGCGGCTCTCTGGATCGGCTTGACGGCATGAATTTCGAGCTCAGGGGCGAGATCACCGTGATCATCGGTCCGGCCACGGAACAGGAACGAACCTCGGAAGAGGAAATCGTCGCCATTCACAACGAGGAAAGCGCTCTGGGCGGCAAGCCCAAGGAGATCGCCCGACGCGTGGCCGCGCGTGCCAAAGGCTGGACAGCCAAGGCCGTGTATGCCACCATGCGCGCCTCATGATCCTTGAATCCGCACGCCGCAAGGCCTTGGAAGGCAAGCCGCTTTCCGACGCCGAGATACGGCACATCATCGACCCGCACGGTGCGCTCCTTCCCGATCTGCTGGAGGCCGCCCATGCCGTGCGTTCGGCCCGGTTCGGCAATGGAATTTCCCTGTGCGCCATCGTCAATGCCAAGTCGGGCCGCTGTTCCGAGGACTGCGCGTTCTGCGCCCAGTCCGGACATCATCATACCCGGGCTCCGGAATACCCCCTGCTTCCCGTGGAGGAAATCGCTGCGGCCGGGCAGCGGGCCTTTGACCACGGCGCCGCGCATTTCGGCGTGGTGGCCAGCGGCAAGCTCGTGGGCGGGCACGATCTGGACGAGTATGCCGAGGCCGTGAAACGGCTCGCCCGCATCGGGCTGAAGCCGGATTTGTCCCCGGGCATTCTTGCCGAAGATCAGCTCGCCATGTTGAAAAAGGCCGGGCTTGTCGGGTATCATCACAATCTGGAAACTTCGGCGTCGTTTTTTCCGTCCATCTGCACCACCCATGCCTATGACGAGGACGTGCGCGCCGTGCGCAGCGGAATCAGGGCCGGGCTGTACGTGTGCTCGGGCGGAATCTTCGGCATTGGCGAATCCTGGGAGGACCGGGTGGAGCTGGCCCTGCTGCTCAGGGAACTGGGCGTGCCGTCCGTGCCCATGAATTTTCTGCATCCCATTCCCGGAACCCGGCTGGAGAATCGGCCCGTGCTCGCCCCGGAAGAGGCCCTGCGCATCGTGGCCGTGTACCGGCTGCTGCTGCCGGACGCGGCATTGCGCATCTGCGGCGGCAGGCTCACCGTGTTCGGCGAGGCGCGCAAGGCCGAGCTGCTTCATGCCGGGGCCAGCGGCCTGATGGTGGGCGACTATCTCACCACCTCGGGCGCGTCCGTGGATTCCGACCTTGGCGAAATTGCCGGGGCTGGTCTGGTTCCTGCCTGATAGCCGTCCGATACGCCGATCTCCGTATCGGCAAGGAGTCCTTGCATGCCCTATGCGACCTTGAATCCCCTGCACCGCATGGTCTGGACCGCGCTCATGGCGTCGGCCGTGGCCGTGGGGGCATATCTTGTCATTCCCATCGGGCCGGTGCCCGTGTCCATGCAGCCCTTTTTCGTGTTTCTGGCCGGATATGCGCTCGGGCCGAAGCGCGGAGCCATGGCCGTGGGCCTGTATCTGATCGCCGGGGCCATCGGTCTGCCCGTGTTTGCGCGCGGTGGGGCCGGGCTGGGCTATGTCATGGGACCGACCGGCGGCTACCTGTTCGGCTTTCTTGCCTCGGCATGGCTGTGCGGCATGGCCCGGAAAGGGGAGGGAACCCCGTGGATTCGCGGTCTGGTCTGGGGCGCGGTTGCTCTGGTCGCGGTCTACGGCATCGGCATGGCATGGCTGGCTCTGACTCTGGACATCTCCTGGGGCAAGGCCCTTGCCGTGGGCGTGGCCCCCTTCATCCCGTGGGATGCGTTGAAAATTGTGGCGGCTGTGGCTTGCTGGCGATACCTGTCTCGGTTTAGACTGCTCCCGGAAGCATGACATTGCAGCATCAGGAGATCATACCATCGCACCCGTGAAACGTTCCATGCCGTCCATGCCGGATTCCCGGTCCATGGCCTTTGTTCGAAGCTTTGTGCGCTGCTATCTGGCGGGCGCAGGCTTCAACACGCGCGGCATGCAGAACATCGGGCTGGCGTTTGCCATGCAGCCGGGATTGTCCGCCATTCATGCGGATCCCCGGGAACTGCGGCGGGCCCGGCGGCGGTACGTGCGCCATTTTCAGAGTCATCCGTTCTGGATGCCCTGTCTGGTGGGCATTTTCCTGAATGTGGAAATGGGCATTGCCCAGAAGCGGTTTCCTCCGGCCATGCTGCAGAAGGTCAAGGATACCACGGCCTATACCCTGTCCGCGCTCGGAGATTCCGTGTTTGCGGGCAGTCTGCTGATTTTTTGGGCACTTGCCACCATCTGTCTGCTGCTGGCCGGATTCACGGTGCTGCCGTTTCTGGTCGGGCTGATGTTTTGGCTGGCGCTCCAATTGTTTAGGGCGTACACGTTTCGCGCCGGATTCCGGGACGGTTTCCGGTTTCTGGAGCGGCTCAGGCAGTGGGACCTCATCAACTGGGGCCGCCGTATCAAGTACGGCAATGCGGCCCTGCTGCTCTGGCTCTGGCTGCTTGTCTGGCCCAGACCGTTCGCGTGGTGGGAATGGCTGGCCGGTGTCGTGGTGCTGATCCTCATCGGTCGATACGTCCGCATGGGGCAGATTTCGCGCATTTTTGCGGCTGCCGCGTTTGTGGCGGTCATAGATGCCTTCCCGCGCATCGAGGCGTGGGGCAGGATGTTTTTCGACTTGTGATTTTCAGGTCGATCGGACATATATAGTTTTTGAAAACAACGGGAAACCTTATGTCTGAACAAAATCAGATCCAGGAAAGCGGTTCCGAGGAGTTCCTTAGCAGGCAGGTCATGGTCGTGAACGAGCATGGCCTGCATGCGCGGCCCGCCGGGAAACTGGCCCAGGCGGCCCAGGGATACGAGTCCTCCATCATGTTGGTCAGTGACGAACAGGAAGTGGATGCCAAATCCATTCTGGACATTCTGACCTTGGCGGCATGTCAGGGCAGCGCTCTGGAAATCCGCGCCAGCGGCAGCGACGCGGAACAGGCACTGACGGAACTGGCTCTCCTTTTCGAAAACAGATTCAGCGAATAGAAGGTAGTCGTGGCGGAAAAGGTTCTCAGCGGCATATCGGTTGCCACGGGGTTTGCCATTGGCAAGGCCTTTTTCGTCAACCGCAGCCACAAGGCGATGCTGTCCCGCCGCACCGTGGGTGCGGCCCAGGTTCCGGCCGAAGTGGAACGGCTTCGCAACGCGTTCGCCTCGGTCAAGACCGAGCTGGCGGACACGCGGGAGCGCGTACCTGCGGAACTGCGCGACTACGCCATGCTCATCGATACCCATCTGGTCATTCTGGACGACCCCAAGCTGTCCGGCGTGGCCATCGACTATATTGAAAAACTTGGCCTGAACGCGGAATGGGCGCTGGAAAAGGCTGTCGCGGATCAGGACGCCGCATTCGGCGCCATCGACGATCCCTACATTCGCGAGCGCATGCAGGACGTGCATGTGGTCTCGGACAAGGTCCAGCTCAAGCTCATGGGCAAGGAGTTCGACGTGTCGTCCTTCAGCGGCCGTGCCATCATCATGGCGCTGGACCTGACCCCGGCGGACACGGTCGAGCTTGAGGTCGACAAGATCATGGCCTTTGCCACGGTGCGTGGCGGCAAGACCTCGCACACGGGCATCATGGCCCGCACTCTGGGCATTCCGGCTCTGGTCGGTGTGGAGCGGCTGGAGGAGTCGGTTCGGGACGGCGATCTCGTGGTCATCGATGGACTGGCCGGAAAAGTGGTGGTCAATCCCACCGAGGAAGAGCTTGCCCTGTACAGCGAGAGGGCGGCCCAGTTCGAGGACTACACCCGCAAGATCAAGCGTCAGTGCCAGCTCCCGGCCGAAACCTACGACGGGTTCCGGATTCAGGTTCACGCCAACATCGAGCTGGTGGAAGAGGTGGCTGCGGTCATCGACAACGGCGGCGAGGGCATCGGCCTGTACCGCACCGAGTACGCGTATCTGAACCGCAGGGAACTGCCGTCCGAGGACGAGCTGGCCGAGATGTATTCGGACCTTGCCTCGGTCATGGCTCCGCGCAAGGTCGTGTTCCGTACCCTTGATCTGGGTGCGGACAAGTTCATTTCCTCGTTCGGCGAACTCAACGAGCAGAATCCGGCCATGGGGCTTCGCGCCATCCGCTTCTGTCTCAAGCATCCCCAGCTCTTCAAGACCCAGCTTCGCGCCATTCTCCGGGCCAGCGCGTACGGCAACGCCTCCCTGATGTTTCCCATGATCTCCGGGGTCAAGGAAATCCGGCAGGCCAAGGCATGGCTGGCGCAGGCCAAGGCCGAGCTTCGGCGCGAGGGCGTGGATTACGATCCGGACATGCCCGTGGGCATCATGATCGAGCTGCCTGCCGCCGCCATGATTTCCGAGTATCTGGCCCACGAGGTGGACTTCTTTTCCATCGGCACCAACGACCTGATCCAGTATTCCATCGGTGTGGACCGCACCAATCACAACGTGTCCTACCTGTATCAGCCCCTGCATCCCGCGACCCTGCGCATCATCAAGCTGGTGGTGGACGCGGCGCACGAGGCCGGCATCGAGGTCAGCCTGTGCGGCGAGGTCGCGTCCGACCCCCATTGCGTGCCCCTGCTGCTGGGCATGGGCATCGATTCCCTGTCCCTCACGCCACAGGCCATCCCGGGCATCAAGCGCATCATCCGCCAGACCAGCATGCACGACTGCCGCGAGCTCCTGCGCGAAGTGCTGGCCTGCCGCACGGTCCATCGCATCAACAATCTGGTGCAGGACAACATCTTCAAGGCCTTCCCCGAAGAGGTCGGCTTCTTCACTTCCCTGTTGGAAAACGACGAACTGGTCTAGCTTCCGCACGATCAACGCGTCTTGCCGTTGCCATGCGTCACGGCTTGCGATACCTTGTTTTGCATATCGAAAGTTGAAGCATGTTTCGCGCCGAAAAAACGGTTTGGGGCTGGCTATTTTTGAGGCGGCTTTTTTCTTCAGAGAAGTCGGTTTGTTTCAGCAAGAGTGTTCCCCACAGGCGTGGGGATGAACCGGGAGACGACGATGGGAATCATGACCATGCCCTGTGTTCCCCACAGGCGTGGGGATGAACCGGCGATAGTCGCAGGCTGAAACGCGTCACCCATGTGTTCCCCATAGGCGTGGGGATGAACCGTTTCTTCAAGGCGCGTCGCCGCGCCGTCTTCGCCGTGCCATCCTGCAAGGGGAAGGTTTCGCCCTTCCCGGGCGAGTTCATTTTTTTGTTGGGGCAAAAAAATAAACGAAAAAAAAGCCCCTTTGCACTGTGCTCCCGCCTCCCTCGGGCAGGAACCAGTAGCGACCTTTCGCCGGGCGATTGCGACGTTTTCTGCGAAAACCGCATCGCCCCGGCTTCGGTCGCCTCGACTGGTTCCAAGCCCTCGCGAGCCGAAATTCGGTCTAAGTAAGGAACACTGTTCCGGGCGTGACGAGTCGCCCCAGCTCTACCAAGCTCCCTCGGCCCAACCAGCTTTCCACCGTTTCCCTTTGATCAAGGCTTCCGTCCCAGTGGCGGACGCACAGTAGACCAGCCTTGATCAAGTAGGAAACGCGCACGGCTGGGGCGGTCGATAAAAGGCGTTTTTTGCCTACTTTTGTTCGCCTTGAAACAAAAGTAGGTCGCCGGGGGAGGCGAAACATCCCCTTGAAAGCTCGTAAGGCGTGTACGGCGAATTGCTTCGCCCGGCCCGGGGTACCGAGCTGGTACAGCCCCATCTCTTCAGGGCGCGTCGCCGCGCCGTCTTCGCCGTGCCATCCTGCAAGGTGAGGATTTCGCCCTTCCCGGGCGAGTTCATTTTTTTGTTGGGGCAAAAAAATAAACGAAAAAAAAGCCCCTTTGCACTGTGCTCCCGACTCCCTCGGGCAGGAACCAGTAGCGCCCTTTCGCCGGGCGATTGCGACGTCTCCTGCGGAAACCGCATCGCCCCGGCTTCGGTCGCTTCGACTGGTTCCAAGCCCTCGCGAGCCGAAATTCGGTCTAAGTAAGGAACACTGTTCCGGGCGTGACGAGTCGCCCCAGCTCTACCAAGCTCCCTCGGCCCAACCAACTCTCCACCGTTTCCCTTTTCAAGTTGGCGCGCAGTTGACGGCGAATTGCTTCGCCCGGCACAGCCCGCCAAGCTGGTACGGCCCCAGCTTTTCAAGGCGCGTAACCGCGCCGCTTGCACCGTATTCCCTCTCGACGAACCATATGCCTTCGTGCTACTGCAAGCGCAAAAATATGGGGCGGAGCTCATCGGTTTCGTCCCTGTTTCCGCCCGGGACCCTGACTGCGTTGGTCTGGGCCATTTCCCGCCGGGCGGTTTTTCATTGCTATTCCGGGAGGCTTTTCATGGACAAGTATCAGAAGCAGGCGTTACAGGTGGCCAAGGAAGTGGTCATCAAATTCATTGAGGTGGGGCGTATCTCCCCCACGAATTTCGGCCAGAATTTCGATGCCATCTACAAGGATGTCATGAACACCATTGCCGGAAGCCCGTCTTCTGCCGTGGAATCCTCGGATATCGAACCGGAGCAGGATTAAATGGCCGGGCAGGAATGCCGTTCGGCCACGGGCGCGACCAATCATGTCGAGCATGGCCGTCGGGTGGCCGACATGTTCGGCCGCATCGCCGGATGGTACGACTTTCTCAATCATTTCCTTTCCCTTGGTCAGGACATCTACTGGCGGCACCGGCTGGCGCGCGCGGCGCGACCCGAGCCGGGCGGCTGGGTGCTCGACCTTGCCGCAGGCACGCTGGACGTATCCGTGGAACTGCTGCGCCAGTATCCGGATGTGCGCATCGCGGCTCTGGACTTTGCCCTGCCCATGCTGGAGCAGGGGCGTCGCAAGAAGGTCCGTGACGGCCGCGAGGCCCATATCTTTCCGGTTCAGGCGGACGGCAGGAGCCTGCCGCTGCCGGACGAATCCATGTCCGCCGCCACCATAGCCTTCGGCATCCGCAACATCCTTCCGCGCATGGACGCGTTTCGCGAATTCCACCGCGTGCTCAAGCCCGGGGCGCGACTCTGCGTGCTGGAATTCGGTACCGGAAGCCGCAAGGTCTGGAAGGGACTGTACAATTTCTATCTGGACAAGCTGCTGCCCTTTGTGGGCGACAGGATTTCCGGCGATCCCATGGCCTACCGCTATCTTGCCGACACCATCCGGGAGTTTCCGGACGAACGGGCGCTGGCAAGGGAGATGGTGGACGCTGGGTTTGAAAGGGTTTACCACGTGCCCATGATGTCGGGCATCGTGTACCTGCACGTGGCGGAGAAGCCTGCGGCGCAGGCTGACGGCGGAAAGTCGGACGCCTCGGCGGGAAAGACCGGAAAGCGGTCCGCTACATGGAAGAAAGGGACTGGCCGAGGGAAATGACGAGCAGGCCGAGGATGATGGCTGCGAGCCCGATGAACCGGAGAAATTTCGGGGGCTGGCTGGCCATGGTCAGCAGCATGCGCGGCATTTTTTCCGCAAAAAGAAAATACGGGATTCCCTCGAACACGAGCGCCAGCCCTACGGCGGCGAGGAGCAGGGTCCAGTCGATATTCATGAAGACTACGTATCCGGGCGCGAGACGAATGTCCACACCGGAACGCGCGCAACTCGGAGATATGATCGAATGAGCATGGTTACTTTTGAACAGCTTCAAAGCAAGAAGAACGCCGTGGCCGTGGTTGGTCTCGGCTATGTAGGTCTGCCTCTGGCCGTGGCTCTGGGCCGTCATTTCCGCGTTCTGGGCGTGGATGTGTCCGAACGCCGCATCGCGGAACTCAGGCGGAACATCGACCGCACCGGCGAGGTGGACTATTCCACCGTGGGCGATGTGGATGTGACGTATACCTCGAATCCGGCTGATCTGGCCGAGGCCCGCGTCATTCTGGTGGCCGTGCCCACGCCCATCGACGAATACCGTTCCCCGGACCTGCGGCCCGTTGTGGGCGCGTCCCGGTCCGTGGGCAGGCATCTCCAGCCCGGTTCCGTGGTGGTGTACGAATCCACGGTCTATCCCGGGGTGACCGAAGAGGTGTGCGTGCCGCTGCTGGAAGAGGAGTCCGGCCTGAAATGCGGCAGGGACTTCTGGGTCGGCTATTCCCCGGAGCGCATCAACCCGGGCGACCGGGAACATCGGCTGGAAACCATCGTCAAGGTGGTGGCCGGACAGGACGAGGCTTCCGGCGACCTGCTCCAGAAGGTCTACGGCTCCGTGGTCAAGGCCGGCACCTTCCGCGCGCACAACATCCGCACCGCAGAGGCGGCCAAGGTCATCGAGAATACCCAGCGCGACCTGAACATCGCGCTCATGAACGAGTTGTCCATGATCTTCGACCGCATGGGCATCGATACGCTCGACGTGCTTGAAGCCGCCGGAACCAAATGGAATTTTCTCAAATTCAGGCCCGGTCTGGTGGGCGGACACTGCATTGGCGTGGACCCGTACTACCTGACCTTCAAGGCCGAGGCCGAGGGCTTTCATCCGCAGGTGATTCTGGGCGGTCGTCGCATCAACGACGGCATGGGCAAGTTCATTGCCGAGTCCACGGTCAAGCGGCTGATCAGCTCGGGCGCACGCATCAAGGGCGCTCGCGTGGGCGTGCTGGGCGTGACCTTTAAGGAGAACGTGCCCGACCTGCGCAATACCCGCGTGGTGGACGTGGTGCACGAGCTGCAGGACTACGGGGTTGCCACGCTGGTGCACGATGCCATGGCCGACTCCGAGGAAGCGCAGCGCGAACTCGGCATCGAGCTGTGCGGTCTGGATGCGTTCCGCAATCTGGACGCCCTGATTCTCGCCGTGTCCCATGACGAGTATCGGGACATCGAGCTGGCCGAGATCAAAACCTGGTTTGCGGATCAGGAACTGGCCCTGATCATCGACGTGAAGGGATTTTTCGACCGCGCCGCACTGGATCACGCCGGCATCGCCTACTGGCGGCTGTAATCGGAGGCCGGGGTGCTCGTTCTTGCCACTGCCACGCCTAGGGAGATGAAGGCCGTACTGGCCGGATTCGGCGAGCGTGCGACCGTGGAGCAGGGCAGTCCCGTACCGCTGGAACTTCGGGGCAGGTCGGTTCTTCTGGTCGTGACCGGCGTGGGCGTGGTCAATGCCGCGCTTGCCGCCGGAATGCTGCTCGCCCGGGAGGACGTGGACGGTGTGGTCAATCTCGGGGTTGCCGGGGCATTCGACCCGGAAACGCATCCCCTTGGTTCGGCCCATGCCGCGGAGTGCGAAATCTGGCCGGAATACGGGCTGCTGATGCCGGACGGGACCATTGATCCCAAGGGCATCGGTTTTGCGCAGGCCCGGCTGGATTCCGGTCCGGTGTGGGATCGCGTGGCTCTGGACCCGGAAGGCGACGCACGGCGCATGGGGTTGCGTCTGTCCGAAGCATGGGGCCGGGGCGCGAGCCTGACCGTGAGCTGCGTGAGCGGAACTTCGGAACGGGCCGCAGGGCTTGGTCGGAAATACGGTGCGGCTCTGGAGAACATGGAAGGCTTTGGTTTGGCATATGCCTGCGCAGTGCGCGGGGTGCCGTTTCTGGAAGTGCGGACCGTCTCGAATGTCGTGGGGTCCCGCCGGGAGGAGGACTGGGCCCTGAAACGGGCCTTGGCTGCGCTGGGCCCCTGCGCCCATGCCCTAATCACGTGACCCCGGGCTGCTTGCCTCGGGTCCCGCAACCTGACATAGTGACGCCATGAACGAGCTGCTCGCATATTTTTCAAAGGAAATGCCCGGTATCAATGGTTTTCTTGATGCCGAGGCAGACAAGTTGAACGGGCTTGTGCGGGATGTTGCCAAGCACATCCTGCAATCCGGGGGCAAACGCATCCGCCCGATGCTGACCCTGCTCACGGCCCGCGTCATGGGCTATGGCAAGGATGACTATCACGCCATTGCCTGTGCCCTTGAGCTTCTGCATTCCGCCACCCTGCTGCACGACGACTATCTGGACGACGCGGAATTGCGTCGGGGCAGAGCCGCCGCGCACACCGTGTTCGGACGCACCGAAACCATTCTGGCGGGCGACGCCCTGCTGGCTCTGGCCAATGAAATGGCCGCGCGCTACAACAACGTGCGCCTGAGCTGGCTGCTGGCCCGGGGCATCATGCAGACCGCCGAGGGCGAAATTCGCGAAATCGAATTTTCCCGCGCTCCGGCTCTGGATCGTCAGGCGTATCTGGAGATCATCATTGGCAAGACCGCCCGGCTCATCGAGACTGCATGCCGCTGTGGCGCGTCTCTTGCCGGTGCCTCTGCCGAGGACGAGGACAAGGCCGGGGAGTACGGTCTGAATCTCGGTATAGCGTTCCAGCTGGTGGACGACGCGCTTGATTATGCCTCTCCCACGTCGGAAACGGGCAAGCCCGAGGGCGGCGACCTGCGGGAGGGCAAGGTGACCCTGCCCCTGATCCTGCTCATGGAGGATTCGGACGGCGCCGGGACCGAGGAACTGCTCGCCGGACTGCGGGATCAGTCCCTGACTCCGGAGCAGTGCGAGAACATCGTGGCTCAGGTGCGCGACGGCGGATATGCCGATCGCACCCGGGCCGAAGCCGCTACCTACGTGGAAAAGGCCAAGGCCTGTCTGGACAGCTTTTCGCCCGGACCGGAATTGACCGTGCTGCGTCAGGCCGCGGACTATGTGCTGACGCGGACCAAGTAATCACGGGCCGGTTCGGGGTTTCGGACCGGCCTTTCGCTTTCATACGCTCAAAAGGCAAGGAGAGAGACAACCATGTTGTGCCGGGTACTGGTGGGGCTGAAGCCTCATGTACGTGACGTGGTGGGTGAAAAGGTCGCCCGCAAGATCAGAAGCGAGTTGCATGTGGACGTGGACGACGTTCGCGTGGTCAACGTCTACACGCTGGAAGGACTGGAACAGGCACAGGTGGATGCCGCGCTTGAGCGGGCCGCCCTGCACGATCCGGTTCTGCATGAAGTCTCGCTGGAGCCGCTGGCCCGGGATTTCGACTGGATTCTCGAGGTGGGCTTTCGGCCCGGTGTCACGGACAACGAGGGCCGCACCGCGCGGGAGACGCTGGGCATCGCCCTTGAGCTGTCCCGCGAGGAACTGGATGCGGTCAAGGTCTACACCTGCCGTCAATATCTGATCAATGCTCCGGCCATGGACGAGGCCGGGATTCAGGGCGTTGCCCGGGACCTGCTCGCCAACGAGCTGATCCAGCGCTACGAGTACAAGTCCGCTGCCACATGGGCGGAGAATCCCGGGTTCGAGGCGCGCGCTGCCCGCGTGACCGGACAGGCCAGTGACGAAGTGGCCGTGATTCCGCTCTCCACCATGTCGGATCAGGAAATCATGGATTTTTCCCGGGCCAATACCTTGGCCCTGTCCCTGCGCGAGTTGCATGACATCCGTGCCTATTACGCCGACCCCGAAGTCGCTACCGAACGCAGGGAGATGGGGCTGCCCGCCGATCCCACGGATGCGGAGATCGAGGTGCTGGCCCAGACCTGGTCCGAGCACTGCAAGCACAAGATATTCAGCGCAAGGATCAATTACCAGAACCGCGAGACCGGCACGTCCGAACAGGTTTCCAGCCTGTACAAGACCTTCATCCAGAACAGCACCAGGGTGCTGCGGCAGCGCAATGCCGAGTCCGGGCCGTTCGGGGACTACTGCCTTTCCGTGTTCAAGGACAACGCGGGCGTGATCAGGTTTTCCGAGACCCTGAACGTGTGCGTGAAGATGGAGACCCATAACAGCCCGTCCGCTCTGGATCCGTACGGCGGAGCCCTGACCGGCATCGTGGGCGTGAACCGCGATCCCATGGGCACGGGCATGGGCGCGAATCTGCTCTGCAACACGGACGTGTTCTGCTTTGCCTCTCCGTTTCACGAGGGCGAACTGCCGCCCAGACTGCTGCATCCCCGCCGCGTGTTCGAAGGCGTGCGCGAGGGCGTGGAGCACGGCGGCAACAAGTCCGGCATTCCCACGGTCAACGGCTCCATCGTGTTCGACGAGCGCTATCTGGGCAAGCCGCTGGTCTACTGCGGTACCATCGGCACCATGCCTGCCAACGTGGCCGGTCATCCGTCCCACGAGAAATGCGCCCTGCCCGGAGACATGATCGTCATGTCCGGCGGCCGCATCGGCAAGGATGGCATTCATGGCGCGACCTTTTCCTCCGAGGAACTGCACGAGGGCAGCCCGGCGACCGCCGTGCAGATCGGCGACCCCATCACCCAGCGCAAGATGTACGATTTTCTGATGCGCGCCCGTGATCGCGGTCTGTACCACGCCATCACGGACAACGGAGCAGGCGGCCTGTCTTCGTCCGTGGGCGAGATGGCCGAGGATTCCGGCGGGTTCGACATGGACCTGCAAAAGGCTCCGCTCAAGTATGACGGACTCAAGCCGTGGGAGATTCTCATTTCCGAGGCGCAGGAACGCATGACCATGGCGGTTCCCCGCGAAAAGCTCGACGAGTTCATGGCCCTGTCCCGGGAAATGGACGTGGAATCCACGGTGCTGGGCG
Above is a window of Pseudodesulfovibrio tunisiensis DNA encoding:
- the rsmI gene encoding 16S rRNA (cytidine(1402)-2'-O)-methyltransferase, giving the protein MSDVSGILWVVATPLGNVDDLSPRARAVLARAGLLLAEDTRRAGLLFQRLGLERSGELMSFFEHNEEQRTPKVLEYLEDGGEAALFSDAGTPLLSDPGFKLVRECRERGISVRPVPGPSAPVTALCACGLPPLPYSFLGFPPRKRSQAAKFFEVHRDTGATLVFFERKTRLAETLSIAAEVLGPREFCIARELTKDYEEFIRGSLDRLDGMNFELRGEITVIIGPATEQERTSEEEIVAIHNEESALGGKPKEIARRVAARAKGWTAKAVYATMRAS
- the bioB gene encoding biotin synthase BioB, coding for MILESARRKALEGKPLSDAEIRHIIDPHGALLPDLLEAAHAVRSARFGNGISLCAIVNAKSGRCSEDCAFCAQSGHHHTRAPEYPLLPVEEIAAAGQRAFDHGAAHFGVVASGKLVGGHDLDEYAEAVKRLARIGLKPDLSPGILAEDQLAMLKKAGLVGYHHNLETSASFFPSICTTHAYDEDVRAVRSGIRAGLYVCSGGIFGIGESWEDRVELALLLRELGVPSVPMNFLHPIPGTRLENRPVLAPEEALRIVAVYRLLLPDAALRICGGRLTVFGEARKAELLHAGASGLMVGDYLTTSGASVDSDLGEIAGAGLVPA
- a CDS encoding biotin transporter BioY: MPYATLNPLHRMVWTALMASAVAVGAYLVIPIGPVPVSMQPFFVFLAGYALGPKRGAMAVGLYLIAGAIGLPVFARGGAGLGYVMGPTGGYLFGFLASAWLCGMARKGEGTPWIRGLVWGAVALVAVYGIGMAWLALTLDISWGKALAVGVAPFIPWDALKIVAAVACWRYLSRFRLLPEA
- a CDS encoding PTS system mannose/fructose/sorbose family transporter subunit IID — translated: MKRSMPSMPDSRSMAFVRSFVRCYLAGAGFNTRGMQNIGLAFAMQPGLSAIHADPRELRRARRRYVRHFQSHPFWMPCLVGIFLNVEMGIAQKRFPPAMLQKVKDTTAYTLSALGDSVFAGSLLIFWALATICLLLAGFTVLPFLVGLMFWLALQLFRAYTFRAGFRDGFRFLERLRQWDLINWGRRIKYGNAALLLWLWLLVWPRPFAWWEWLAGVVVLILIGRYVRMGQISRIFAAAAFVAVIDAFPRIEAWGRMFFDL
- a CDS encoding HPr family phosphocarrier protein, with product MSEQNQIQESGSEEFLSRQVMVVNEHGLHARPAGKLAQAAQGYESSIMLVSDEQEVDAKSILDILTLAACQGSALEIRASGSDAEQALTELALLFENRFSE
- the ptsP gene encoding phosphoenolpyruvate--protein phosphotransferase, which produces MAEKVLSGISVATGFAIGKAFFVNRSHKAMLSRRTVGAAQVPAEVERLRNAFASVKTELADTRERVPAELRDYAMLIDTHLVILDDPKLSGVAIDYIEKLGLNAEWALEKAVADQDAAFGAIDDPYIRERMQDVHVVSDKVQLKLMGKEFDVSSFSGRAIIMALDLTPADTVELEVDKIMAFATVRGGKTSHTGIMARTLGIPALVGVERLEESVRDGDLVVIDGLAGKVVVNPTEEELALYSERAAQFEDYTRKIKRQCQLPAETYDGFRIQVHANIELVEEVAAVIDNGGEGIGLYRTEYAYLNRRELPSEDELAEMYSDLASVMAPRKVVFRTLDLGADKFISSFGELNEQNPAMGLRAIRFCLKHPQLFKTQLRAILRASAYGNASLMFPMISGVKEIRQAKAWLAQAKAELRREGVDYDPDMPVGIMIELPAAAMISEYLAHEVDFFSIGTNDLIQYSIGVDRTNHNVSYLYQPLHPATLRIIKLVVDAAHEAGIEVSLCGEVASDPHCVPLLLGMGIDSLSLTPQAIPGIKRIIRQTSMHDCRELLREVLACRTVHRINNLVQDNIFKAFPEEVGFFTSLLENDELV
- a CDS encoding ubiquinone/menaquinone biosynthesis methyltransferase — protein: MAGQECRSATGATNHVEHGRRVADMFGRIAGWYDFLNHFLSLGQDIYWRHRLARAARPEPGGWVLDLAAGTLDVSVELLRQYPDVRIAALDFALPMLEQGRRKKVRDGREAHIFPVQADGRSLPLPDESMSAATIAFGIRNILPRMDAFREFHRVLKPGARLCVLEFGTGSRKVWKGLYNFYLDKLLPFVGDRISGDPMAYRYLADTIREFPDERALAREMVDAGFERVYHVPMMSGIVYLHVAEKPAAQADGGKSDASAGKTGKRSATWKKGTGRGK
- a CDS encoding DUF2065 domain-containing protein, which gives rise to MNIDWTLLLAAVGLALVFEGIPYFLFAEKMPRMLLTMASQPPKFLRFIGLAAIILGLLVISLGQSLSSM
- a CDS encoding nucleotide sugar dehydrogenase, giving the protein MSMVTFEQLQSKKNAVAVVGLGYVGLPLAVALGRHFRVLGVDVSERRIAELRRNIDRTGEVDYSTVGDVDVTYTSNPADLAEARVILVAVPTPIDEYRSPDLRPVVGASRSVGRHLQPGSVVVYESTVYPGVTEEVCVPLLEEESGLKCGRDFWVGYSPERINPGDREHRLETIVKVVAGQDEASGDLLQKVYGSVVKAGTFRAHNIRTAEAAKVIENTQRDLNIALMNELSMIFDRMGIDTLDVLEAAGTKWNFLKFRPGLVGGHCIGVDPYYLTFKAEAEGFHPQVILGGRRINDGMGKFIAESTVKRLISSGARIKGARVGVLGVTFKENVPDLRNTRVVDVVHELQDYGVATLVHDAMADSEEAQRELGIELCGLDAFRNLDALILAVSHDEYRDIELAEIKTWFADQELALIIDVKGFFDRAALDHAGIAYWRL